A window from Camelus dromedarius isolate mCamDro1 chromosome 9, mCamDro1.pat, whole genome shotgun sequence encodes these proteins:
- the PGLYRP1 gene encoding peptidoglycan recognition protein 1, whose protein sequence is MTRHCVLLVWALLALLSLGAAREDPPACGSIVPRREWRALASECRERLTRPVRYVVVSHTAGSHCDTPASCAQQAQNVQSYHVRNLGWCDVGYNFLIGEDGLVYEGRGWNIKGAHAGPTWNPISIGISFMGNYMNRVPPPRALRAAQNLLACGVALGALRSNYEVKGHRDVQPTLSPGDRLYEIIQTWSHYRA, encoded by the exons ATGACCCGGCACTGCGTGCTTCTCGTCTGGGCTCTCCTCGCCCTCCTCAGCCTCGGAGCGGCTCGAGAAGACCCGCCGGCCTGCGGCTCCATCGTGCCCCGCCGAGAGTGGAGGGCCCTGGCGTCCGAGTGCAGAGAAAGGCTAACACGGCCGGTGCGCTACGTGGTGGTGTCGCACACTGCGGGCAGCCACTGCGACACCCCGGCTTCGTGCGCGCAGCAGGCCCAGAACGTGCAAAGCTACCATGTGCGGAACCTGGGCTGGTGCGACGTGGGCTACAA CTTCCTGATCGGAGAAGATGGGCTCGTGTACGAAGGCCGAGGCTGGAACATCAAGGGCGCCCACGCAGGTCCCACCTGGAACCCCATATCCATAGGCATCTCCTTCATGGGCAACTATATGa ATCGagtgcccccgccccgcgccctcCGGGCAGCCCAGAATCTGCTGGCTTGTGGTGTGGCTCTGGGAGCCCTGAGATCCAACTACGAGGTCAAAGGACACCGGGATGTGCAGCCGACCCTCTCTCCAGGTGACCGGCTCTACGAAATCATCCAGACTTGGTCACACTACCGCGCATGA